The genomic interval TAAAGGTGAATTATGACAATTTTAGCTGAAATTCTTTCTTCACGTGTCAGAGCTGAATTTTTCAGGATTTTATTTGGTGTTGATCCAAAGGAATGTCATTTAAGAGAAACTGAAAGATTATCTGGTTTTGCCATTGGTACTGTGATAAAAGAAGCAAATAAATTAACCCGTTTACGATTGATTAATAGAAGAATTGATGGAAACAAACTTGTTTTAATCGAGATGTAAAGCTAAATGAATTTTCACGAGATTCTTCGATAGTAATGCTACAAGATTCTTCAGAAAGACGAAATATTTTTTTCCAATTCCATATCGTTGCTTTTGTTCATTTGTTCATTTGTTCTGAAACAAAATTGTGAAAAAAACATTCAGTTCATAAAGACGTTTGAATCAACACATTTATGAAATCAGAGAAGATATTTCCATTTTTCACAAAATTGATAACGTTTTCTATTATTCTTTTGAAAAAATCCAGAATTGCCTGTGTTATCATAACCTTGAAAAGGTTTATAAGTATGAGACCTTTTCTTAAACCTTTTCAAGGTTTTATGCAAATCAAAATTGTATGTGCTGATTCTATGATCATTCTTCTTGATAATACTTATTTTCTCTCTCATCAAGTAAAACGGGAAAGAGAGGGAGACAGCAAGGGTGAGAAAAAAAAACCCCCGAACTTGCTTTCGGGGGAAGGAGGCTACATAACAAATTCTTATATAGCCGGGGGAAGGATTCGATCTATATTTCGAGCATTGCTCTGATTTTTTAAATCGCACCACTTTGGCCAAAATGGATTTCTAATTCATCCAGATCTTCCATTTGTTTTTTGGCATCCTGCATAGCTTTTTCAATTTCTTCCTGACGAAGAATTTTAATATCTTCCATTTGATCAGTTATCACATCTTCTATATCAGATAAGATTCTCTCCTCTCCATTTACAAATACTTTGATATCTCCGTCGTCCATGGAAAGTTCAACTTTTTCATAACGATGTTCTTCTTCTCTTTCGGCAATTTCGCAGGCAAGATTTACAATCGTTCCCTTGCGATCGATCTTCATATTTATCGTATCACCAACCTCTTTTTTGTTGATGATCTTGCTGATCAGTTTTCGGGAATCGATCTCGTTGTCATCTACTGCCAAAATGATATCTCCTGCCTGTAAACCGGCTTTCCCAGCTGGAGTTCCTTCAATAACTTCATCGATGGTTACTGTAATCTTTTTCTCATCACCTTTGGTGTTTTCTACTACGTGAAGCATTACACCGATCCATTTTGTGTTATCAGGTGTGTATTGATACACAAAGACATTTTCCGGTTTTTCAAAAGATAAATTGTAGCTGCCGCCCAAACCAAGATCAAAGTGTTTATATTGCGCTTTTTCACCTAATATCATATCCAATTTCACTTCTTTTTTATCCTGGAAAACTTCCACCTCAATATGATTTTCCGGTTCGTAATTTGTCAGCATTTTGGTAAGTTGATCGATGGTATAGATTTTATCGCCGTTGATGCTCATGATAATAGAATCATCTTTAATTCCTGCTTTTTGAGCTGGACCATCTTCCACTACATCAGTTATTACAATTCCAAAGTTTTTATCATAATCAGTTTTCTGTTTGTATTTGCCATTCAATTCCGCCAGAAAGACACCCATATAAGCTTTCTTTTTAATCTTTGGAAATTCTTTTTCACCGAAAGTCAACTTTAAGCTTTTCACTTTGCCATCCCTAAAATACTTCAGTTTCACTTTATCTCCCGGTGCGTAATTCTTCAGCATTTTGGTAAACTGGCCATGAGTGTAGATTTTGTCTCCATCTATCTCCAACAAAATGTCTTTCGACATTAAACCAGCTTTGTCTGCGGGAGTGTCCGACACTACTTTGGAGATAAGAATTCCATAGTTCTCATCAAGACCTGCTTTTTGGTAATAGCTGTAAGAAACATCATCCAGATAAACACCCATGTAAACTTTGCCTTTTTCTGCTGCAAAGATCGTGGAACTGAGCATTAATACGAGTACAAAAATCATAACATATACTCTTTTTTTATTCACATTCTCCTCCTTGTCTCAGCGAAGTTTCGAACAATTTCGAAACGAAGCCGGACTATTTTTGTTTAATAACTTATTCTTTTTGCTGACTGCTTTTTATTTTGCTTCTGATCGAATTCAGAAACTATCATCACACCACCTTCTTCAGATGAAACATATTTCCTAACCAGATAGGTCTTATCTTCCTGAAATTTATCAGGATCAAGCTTGGAAGTAAGATTTGGATTGTAAATGGAAGTGTAAGCCAGATTTTCTAAAGAAAAACAATCCTGGTCTGCCGGTACGATCTTAATATCTTTTTTGAATGCCATATTGTTGATTTTCACAGCAACATCTGGATTCAGAATGGTTGCACATCCAAATACAAGAAGCAGGCAGCAGAAAGCCATCGCTGCTCTGAATCTGAAGCGATAATTATTGGTTTTCTGATGATATCTATCCAGCAAATCGCGACGCAGTTTATATTCAAACTGCTCATCTTCGATTTGTGGAACACTCATATTTTCTAATTTTATTTCAAGATCTTTCATTTTCGATCTCCTTATTTATCTCATCACGCAATTTATTTATTAATCTGTGAACCTTCACCTTCATGGCACCTTCACTCTTCTTGTAGATCTCACCTATTTCTTTATAGCTGAGTTTTTCAAAATATTTCAAAGCGATCATATTCTGATCTTCCATATCGAATTTCTGCAGTTTATCGCGAACCAGCTCATAGTTTATTCCCATCTCTGTTCCATCCACCTGATTGAAGATATAAGTATCGATGATCTTTTTGCTGCGCTTCTTATTGCGGTAGAACTGATTGATCTCATTAACTGCAATTCTGTATAACCAGGATGAAAAACTGCACTTCCTGGAATCCAGATATTGGAAGAGAGAAATCTTTTTCATCGCTTTGAAGAAAACATTGGAGACGATCTCGTGTCGATCAGATTCACTATTCACTCTATGGAAAACGAAATTATTTATTTTCGGAAAATATTTCCGATATAAATAATCAAACTCTTTCAGGTCCTGTCTGGCCCTGATCACTCTTTTCCTTTCCTGATCCAAAATCCTGTCCTTTTCTTTTCTACTCGTGTAACGTAAACCGTTTCATTGGTTACACTTTTTTTATAATATCTCAAATAAAAAAAGCGTTCTCGATCCTGCTCTTCGAAAACGCTGTAATCATCACTTATAATTATCTATCTAAAATCTCAAAGTAAAATTGGTTTCCACATTAGGCTCGGATTGTGCTGTAAGCGTTCCACCATGCATTCTCATTATCTGTCTGGAAAGACTTAAACCAATTCCAGAACCTTCTTTCTTGGTAGTAAAAAATGGCACAAAAATTTTATCGATCACATCTTTCAAAATTCCCGAACCGTTATCTACAACCTGAACAGCCACTCTTCCTCGTCTATCCAGGAATGCTTTCATTTCGATTCTGGCATTTTCCGTATCAGCCAGAGAATACATGGAATTTTTTACCAGGTTTATCAACACCTGCTCGATCAATTCTTCATCGGCAGTTAATTCCAGGCTGGAAGGTGAAATATCCTGAATACATTTTACACCATTCATTTCCAGATCTTTTTCCAATAACTTATACACATTTTGAAATATCTGAGAAACAGAAACTATATTGAATTTCGGTTTGGGAATTTTTGTCAGGTTTCGATAAGATTCTACAAAATGGATTAATCCTGTACTGCGTTTATGGATAGTCTGCAAAGAATTTTGAATATCGATCACAGTTTCATCATCAATCTCCTGAGGTTCATTATCTGTTGTATCGATATCTTTCAGCAGATCATTTATTGTTGATGAAAGAGAAGCTATTGGAGTAATGGAATTCATTATTTCATGCGTAAGAACGCGGATAAGTTTTTGCCAGGCTTCCATCTCCTGTTCTTCCAATTCCGATTGAATATTCTGTATGGAAACCAGGATGATATTTCTTGTTCTTATCTTGAATTCAGTGGCATAAACTGCCAGCTGCATCATCATGTCGTTATCTACCACCTGAACCAGAATCCTTTCACCAGATTTCAACTTCTTAAGTTTTTCAACCAGTTCTTTGCTGTAGACTTCCAATTCTTCAATATTGCGCAATTTACTTATTTGAAAAAGTTTTTTGGCACTGTTGTTGATCATTTCTACCGTTCCGTTTTTTTGATATGCAATAAGGCTGATTCCAATATGTTGAATAACATTTTGCAGATAATGATAATGTTCTTCTTTTTCGGAACGGATCTTTTGAAAATCCTGGATCACATCGTTAAAAGCCGCTTTCAAACCATCATAAGCAGTTCCCAAACCTTCGATGCGAAAACTACGGCTGAAATCGGAATAGCGGATAGATTCCAGAAAGTTGGTAAGATACTGATTGGTTTTCTGAATATATCTTATCAGATCGATTACCTGGAAAATTACTAATGCACCCAGTAAAATTGGCGTAACATTAAAACCAAACTGAAATATCGCTATGAACATTGCCAGGATTGTAGTGGTGATCAAAATGATCCTGGTAAGTGTATGAATCCTGAAATTTTTATATATCATTTATTTTCCCTGTTATTAAATACCATATTTTTCTAAACGGCGATATAATGATGCCCGGGTAAGTCCGAGTTCCTTAGCGGCTTGACTGATATTTCCGTTATTTTTACGCAACGCTCGTTTGATAACATCACGTTCTACGTCTTCGATGTTATAGGTACCCAAAGTTCCTTCATCTGTTATGGATTGCGGAGTTTTCAGCATAAAATCGTTTGGTTGCAGAATTTTGCTTTCACTCAATATTACAGCTCTTTCCAAAGCATGCTGCAGTTCTCGAACATTGCCCGGCCAGTTGTATTGTCGTAATTTTTTGAGTGCTGCAGAACTGATACCTGTAATATTTTTTTTGTATTTCTGAACATATCTGTGCAGAAAATGATCTACCAACAATGGTACATCATCTATCCTGTCACGCAGCGGAGGTAAAGTTATCTCGACTGTGTTCACACGATAGAGAAGATCTTGTCGGAAATTACCTTCCTTCACCATCTGATAGATCGGCATATTTGTAGCACAGATCAAGCGAACATCAACAGAACGTGGACGGCTGGAACCAACTCTAACTACTTCTCGCCTTTCTATTGCTGTTAGCAATTTTGATTGTAAAGGAAGAGATAAATTACCGATCTCATCCAGGAAAAGCGAACCACCAGAAGCCACTTCAAAACGACCTGGTTTATCCTTTTTGGCATCGGTAAAAGCTCCTCTCATATGA from Candidatus Cloacimonadota bacterium carries:
- a CDS encoding PDZ domain-containing protein, which gives rise to MNKKRVYVMIFVLVLMLSSTIFAAEKGKVYMGVYLDDVSYSYYQKAGLDENYGILISKVVSDTPADKAGLMSKDILLEIDGDKIYTHGQFTKMLKNYAPGDKVKLKYFRDGKVKSLKLTFGEKEFPKIKKKAYMGVFLAELNGKYKQKTDYDKNFGIVITDVVEDGPAQKAGIKDDSIIMSINGDKIYTIDQLTKMLTNYEPENHIEVEVFQDKKEVKLDMILGEKAQYKHFDLGLGGSYNLSFEKPENVFVYQYTPDNTKWIGVMLHVVENTKGDEKKITVTIDEVIEGTPAGKAGLQAGDIILAVDDNEIDSRKLISKIINKKEVGDTINMKIDRKGTIVNLACEIAEREEEHRYEKVELSMDDGDIKVFVNGEERILSDIEDVITDQMEDIKILRQEEIEKAMQDAKKQMEDLDELEIHFGQSGAI
- a CDS encoding sigma-70 family RNA polymerase sigma factor codes for the protein MIRARQDLKEFDYLYRKYFPKINNFVFHRVNSESDRHEIVSNVFFKAMKKISLFQYLDSRKCSFSSWLYRIAVNEINQFYRNKKRSKKIIDTYIFNQVDGTEMGINYELVRDKLQKFDMEDQNMIALKYFEKLSYKEIGEIYKKSEGAMKVKVHRLINKLRDEINKEIENERS
- a CDS encoding ATP-binding protein, with the translated sequence MIYKNFRIHTLTRIILITTTILAMFIAIFQFGFNVTPILLGALVIFQVIDLIRYIQKTNQYLTNFLESIRYSDFSRSFRIEGLGTAYDGLKAAFNDVIQDFQKIRSEKEEHYHYLQNVIQHIGISLIAYQKNGTVEMINNSAKKLFQISKLRNIEELEVYSKELVEKLKKLKSGERILVQVVDNDMMMQLAVYATEFKIRTRNIILVSIQNIQSELEEQEMEAWQKLIRVLTHEIMNSITPIASLSSTINDLLKDIDTTDNEPQEIDDETVIDIQNSLQTIHKRSTGLIHFVESYRNLTKIPKPKFNIVSVSQIFQNVYKLLEKDLEMNGVKCIQDISPSSLELTADEELIEQVLINLVKNSMYSLADTENARIEMKAFLDRRGRVAVQVVDNGSGILKDVIDKIFVPFFTTKKEGSGIGLSLSRQIMRMHGGTLTAQSEPNVETNFTLRF
- a CDS encoding sigma-54 dependent transcriptional regulator, translating into MAEKIGKVLAVDDNEDILFSLKLLLKNHLKLIHTETNPEKIPDLMDKENYDVILLDMNFTKDMIGGQEGFYWLEKILEIDPSAVVVFITAYGDVERAVKAIKAGAVDFVLKPWQNEKLLATVSSALKLRGSLVEADKLRMTRNELCKNLDQPFHDFIGDSAEMHKVYSTIKKVACTDASVLILGENGTGKELVARALHRNSARNKEIFLNVDLGSISETLFESELFGHMRGAFTDAKKDKPGRFEVASGGSLFLDEIGNLSLPLQSKLLTAIERREVVRVGSSRPRSVDVRLICATNMPIYQMVKEGNFRQDLLYRVNTVEITLPPLRDRIDDVPLLVDHFLHRYVQKYKKNITGISSAALKKLRQYNWPGNVRELQHALERAVILSESKILQPNDFMLKTPQSITDEGTLGTYNIEDVERDVIKRALRKNNGNISQAAKELGLTRASLYRRLEKYGI